Part of the Chitinophagaceae bacterium genome, CATCATTAGTATTGGATGAGAATGATTTTTACATGGTGGGGGAAGTATATGGATATGGTATAAGTGGAAAAAGATATTATGATTTTGGGAACAAACAAGTAGATTTTTTTAATCATGGATTTAAATCTTTGATAAACTTTGAGTTTAAAAATGATGCAAATAGTGATTACGAAACACTCTTTACAAAGTATTCTCAAATATTATCATCAGATTTACAAGGTAAAACGGTTCTTAATTATATAAGTTCCCATGACGATGGGCAACCTTTTGATAAAGAAAGAAAAAGATGTATGGAAGCAGGAACAAAACTACTTCTTACACCAGGAAGTGTTCAGATATATTATGGAGATGAAACAGGTAGAAACCTGAATGCTACAGAAGCAAAAGGAGATGCTGTATTAAGGTCTTTTATGAATTGGGATGAACTCTCTCAAAATGCTGATAAACATGGAAATACTACTCAAGAAATACTTCAGCATTGGCAAAAATTAGGAACTTTTAGAAAAAAACATCCATCGGTAGGTGCGGGAATACACAAACAAATAAGTAAATCACCGTATATTTTTCAAAGAAATTATTCTTCCACAGATTTTGAAGATAGAGTTTTAATCGGTTTGGATCTTCCTCGTAGAGAGATATCTTTAGATATAAGTTCTATTTTTCCAGATGTTACACAAGTAAGAGATCATTATTCCGAAAAAATATTTCTTGTGAAAGATGGAAAAATAAACGTTTATACTACAAAAGATATCATACTATTAGAAAAAATAGAATGATTTATTTCTTTTATAGAGAAGAAGGGGTATGTAATATTTTTTGAAAATAAGAAAGGGTTGTTTTTAATCCTTCTTGTCTAGAAATAGAAGGTTTCCATCCCAATATATTTTGAGCACGGGCTATATCAGGTCTTCTTTGTTTAGGGTCATCGGTAGGCAAGGGCATGTAAACAATTTTAGAAGAAGTCCCTGTAAGAGATATTATTTCATGAGCAAATTGATTCATAGTAATTTCATCGGAGGTTCCAATGTTTACAGGTTGTGAATACTCAGACATAAGTAATCTTACAATACCCTCTACGAGATCATCTACATAACAAAAAGATCTTGTCTGTGTGCCATCACCGAATATCGTTATATTTTCTCCTTTTAGAGCTTGAGATATAAAAGCAGGAAGAACTCTCCCATCATTTAGTCGCATACGAGGACCGTAAGTATTAAAAATACGGACTATTCTTGTCTCTAAGTTATGATAAGTATGATAAGCCATAGTAATAGCTTCTTGAAAACGCTTTGCCTCATCGTATACTCCTCTTGGACCAACAGGATTCACATTTCCCCAATATTCTTCGTTTTGTGGGTGAACCAGAGGATCTCCATACACCTCTGAGGTAGATGCTATGAGAATCCGTGCATTTTTTACTTTTGCTAATCCTAATAAATTATGAATTCCTAAAGACCCTACTTTCAGAGTTTGTATTGGTATTTTAAGATAATCAATAGGACTAGCGGGAGAAGCAAAGTGCAGTATATAATCTAATTTTCCCGGCACATGAACAAATTTTGAAACATCATGGTGGTAAAACTCAAAATATTTTTCTTTGAATAGATGTTCTATGTTTATCAGGTCTCCGGTGATTAAATTATCCATACCAATTACTTCAAATTCAT contains:
- a CDS encoding SDR family oxidoreductase, yielding MKRKKVLITGAAGFLGSHLCDRFLNDEFEVIGMDNLITGDLINIEHLFKEKYFEFYHHDVSKFVHVPGKLDYILHFASPASPIDYLKIPIQTLKVGSLGIHNLLGLAKVKNARILIASTSEVYGDPLVHPQNEEYWGNVNPVGPRGVYDEAKRFQEAITMAYHTYHNLETRIVRIFNTYGPRMRLNDGRVLPAFISQALKGENITIFGDGTQTRSFCYVDDLVEGIVRLLMSEYSQPVNIGTSDEITMNQFAHEIISLTGTSSKIVYMPLPTDDPKQRRPDIARAQNILGWKPSISRQEGLKTTLSYFQKILHTPSSL